The stretch of DNA GAAAATTGTTTATCAATACCCCGCAACTAGTTGCCGAACATATTCCGTGCACTATGTGGTGGGTATAAATTCGAACCTACTTGGACCATGGCCCAAACTGTCCGAGCAAAGTTACACTCAAAAATAAGTGTTTAATAGTCTCGTCATGTTGGCAAAAGACACATGTCTTGGACCCATGCCAATTTCGTCATGCCAGGTTATCTCTGGTTAGGATTACTATTTCGAATACCTGTACTCAAGCAGTGCTAATTTGTTAATCCAAGCCTTATTAATACCAACATGTCGTCTGATCCAAGATTAGCAGCCTCTATTTCTGAGAATGCAACATCAATCACTGCAATTTGTCAGCAGGGCAGCTGACACACCAACAACAAGAACAAGAAGCAAAGCCTCGAACCCTTGCCCTTGAGATGAAAGCGAGGTGTGGTGTAGTAGAACAAGACACACTTGTTGCACGTAATGGGTTAAATACAATATTTTTTGGCACtcatttttttgaattcaaaaTTTGCTTGAATGTTTCGGGCAAATAATTTCTGAGATATTATGAAAACCGGTTATTTCAGGCTCCGTCCGAAAAAATCAAAATCGTGAGAAAAACCCTTGCATGGAAGTAGACAGTGTGCAACATGAAGATGAGGGCATAGAAGCAGACAGTGCAGAAGACGACGATGAGGTGGTTCATAACCTGAGGGAGTTAGGTTTACTTGAACAGTTCCATCGAGGCGAAGACAATGAGCCGAATGGTCCACTTCCATGCTACAAGGATAAATGATGGTACATGGGTAATAGCGACAAGTGGTTGGGGCGCCACCCTGTGGCACAACTTAAGAAAAAGTTGTGCGCACGTTTTTATTTTAAAAAGATTACATAGAGTCCTCGCCTCCGTCTAAAAGAACATCTCAGAAAAAAAATCTCCACCTTCATCTAAGAaaaagtaataaataaataaaaattaccaCCGCAGCCTACCAGCGAGTGCCACTTTGCATAACCCTCCGTTTAAAAAATATCAGAAGTTCTGACCTCCatctaaaaaggaaaaaaatacataTAAAAATAATTCCCACCTTCatctaaaaaaatttcaaaaaagttctcaCTGCGGCCAACCAGCTTGCGGCACATGGCATAGCTGGTTGGTCGCCCTTCCCACGTAGCTTAATGGGTTTAATGACGAAACTCATGATCCAACTGATGATCCCGTTGAGTGATGTGCCCCCACATCCTCACTGGTCTTCTCACATTGTATCGTACAacctccgtaaacaaatataagagcatttagatcactaaagtagtgatttaaatgctcttatatttctctaAGGAGGGAGTGCTACTCTGCACTTTGTTATGAACACGGGCCTCATTGTAAGGCCGGCCTGTTATTTAAAAAACACCCATGCAAAATAAGGTGTATCACTGCTTCACCAGTGATTATTAAGATATGCAACACATGCATGCACGCGTACAACCTGTCAAGGTCAATATGTTATTTGGAAGAACATGCAACCTTCAGGCTTGGACAATTTTTTGTCTGAACGGTTTAGGCAAAGAACATGCAAATGTTAGGTGAAGAACATGCAACTGTTAAGTGAAAAACCGTAGAAGATGCCGCATTTCCATGTGCTATACATAAGGAAAGGAAACTCAGCTCTGTTTACATCTCGCCAAGACGCAGCTTTTAGAGTTAGGAGAAGCTGCGCATGCAACATCTTCGTATAGATCATACATCAAGATGTCTAATGCTGAGCATAGCCACGCCGAAATGGCCGGGGCTGAGCCCGAGGCAGACGCCGGCGTGTCTCAGACAAGAGGCAACCCCAAAGTTCGTGCAGATCCTCGAGCAGCTGCTGCTGCAGGTGCCGGCGCCGGTGATGAGGACCAGATCCGCAAGCAGATCCTCGAGCAGCTGCTGCTGCATGTGCAAGCGCTGCGTGCAGACGGCGAGCCTATCCAGACTCCGGCGTCTCAGCAAGCTAAAGAAGACGCGGAGTATCTGGACAAGATGCGCGGGTGGCTGATGACGGTGGCCACGCTCTTCGTCGGCTTCGCGTTCCAGACCGGGATGCACCCGCCCAACTGGATACCCAAGGACTATTTGCTGCTGTGGGTAGCCGCGCATACTCCCTATCCAGACTCCAAGACCAAGCACAATGCCCTGCTCGCCCTCAGGAATGCAGGTCATACTATACCTCTTTTCATGTTCTTGAACACGGTTACACTTGCCATAGGGCTGGGTCTCTTGGTGAAGCTGCTGCTGATGAAAAAGACCCCGTCTAGAGGAGACATGAATCTCGTTACTTTCATGGTGGTGGGTCTCGCCATGACTGTGGCATGCACCTTCGCCTCCGGTGTCTCAGGCAGTCCACTCGTTGATTCACTGGTTCTGTTTTTTCTGGCGGCATACGGCGTCTGGACGGTCGTCACTGTGAAGGGTTGGTTAAGTAACTATGGAAGTTTGTTTAGGTCACGGTGAAGCGTGTCCACCCCAGGGACTGAGTGTCTATGACTCTATATGGGCCTTTCTATCTACCTCTCAGCCGGCCAATAAAAGCTTATTTCTCAATCGGCCATACAAGTACCCTTGTTTCTTTGTGTTTTGTATTCGACCTATGTCATATGTATCACTTTGATGTTGTGGGATCACTGGCTTCTTGCTCAACGGATTTCGCTTCTGCACTTGACTTGAGAAGGGCGAAGCCTTCATGACCGGTGCTGGGCTCGTAATAAAGTTATCTTTGTTCCCAAAAGGGAAGTTGGTAGGCCCGTACGCACGGTTTATTTTTGCTTCTATGGTTTATTTTCGCCTCCACATCCCACCACCCCCTCCATGCTGGTTTTTTCTCCCTCGCACTAAAAAAATGGATTGATTCGCCCGACCTTTCTTTTGTCTTTCGTGCTTGCTTTGGCACATGCCGATTCAATTCAATCACGTAAATATTAGGTAATTAAGAATTTAGACACCACATCATATATGTGAGATCACCTTACTAAAAGACGGACATAAGATTTTTCTCGCAAAACTTCGAAAACAAAATATTGGATGTTTCTCAATAACAAATCGCTAATTACACGCATCtctactattgattattgaatcataatCACAACTTTTCCTAGATATTTTTCTTCCACCCCGCCCTCATGTCTCCGTTTCACCAATTTttttcctcctctcgttcgaccttATGTCTCCGCTGTCACAGCAGGGTCACAGGCGCAACTACGCATCTACCGTATTCTCCCAACTTGTTCCTAAATCCATAACACTTCAGATAAAacaatgttcttcttcttcttgaaacTCACATTTTTATCTAAATAAATTATAAAAAGATGTGATTTGCAGAAGATATATTCAAAACTATTACGGGGTGGATAAGGGGCATTTGCCCCCCTCCCCACCCGGTTGAACTTATAGTTAAGTACATGTATTTGATAATCATTATTTGCATCATGTAATCACATATACATGGTGCAGTAAGACTTTATTTGCTAATAAAATTACATTTTCAAAGTTTTTACCTTTATAATAATTTTCATGATGTGCAATATATATTGATGAAAGTATTTATGTTACCCTCTTATACATCATTACCACTAGGGCCTCCACAATTCTAGAGCATTTTCCTAGCCTAATCGTTGCATGCATGGTTCATTAtgcggttctctctctctctctctctctctctctctctctctctctctctctctctctctctctctctcatatcttttgaaacatgcatatgcatacaTGCAGATAAAACAAAAAATGTTTGTCCCACTTTGATAGAAAAGGTTACTTTCTTGCGTGCCGAATTATTTTCTGTGTCATCACAACATTGCTCCTTGATGTATATATTTGCTATTGATGTTATAATGTAGCTAGGCAACTCATTGGTACACTAAACCGAATTGATGGAGAAACTTTAACTATTTACAATATTTCAAAAAATGGAACAACTTGTCAATGAAAGCTAGCTTATTCAAGGAGGTTTTTATTAGCAGAAGTCGTTTTTGCAAAAGCTAAAAGCAGGAGGTTACCAATTAAATGAGTAATTGTTGAAGTTCTTAGTTAGAGTGTGAGAATTTGGAGGTTAAGGAAGTAATGTGGGCCATAGGGAGGTATTGCAATTTGTGCAAAGAATGGTTTCGGCAATTAATGATGAAAACATAAGTTTTGGATCAATTTGGTATCAATAGGAGATCACATGCGTCAATGCGATCACTCAAGATCAAATAATTATCTTCTGAAGCTGCAGATATAGTTCTTCTTGGAACGAAGACTTTGAGCATAATGCCCATGATCCATTCCCAGAATTCGGTACTCGTGTTATCCTCCTAATTCTTGGTGGTCTTCCAAATTTTGGGGCATAGATATTTGCTGGTGTATCCTGTAAAAAAACATGAAACCATACATTTAACCATCATATCGGTACATTAAAATGGAACTTTTGAATGAACCAGAAGTATTATAATTGTATGAAGTCTAGTTAATCAATCCATGAGCATTTGTTGCTGCTAAGTATCCTCATTCTTCAACTTCTTATCATCTTGTGGCACTAAACTTTGTGGTAAATATACCATAGAGGCATGTCTAGAATGCAAGAATTTTGCATAAAACAGAACAATTTGTCCACAATTACGATGAATGCAGCATGAGTGTGTACAACAATGGTAACCTCCACTGAGATGAACTTATGAGGTAACGAATTGTTTTATAATAATAattgcaaccaccagcttatgattTGATGATTGTTCCATGGGAGATGATAAAACATCCATTCTTCAAATTAAAAAGACAAATAGCGAAACAAACATTAGATTAGTTTTTACTCCATTTATTTATCTAATATCACAGTCAAACCCTTTAAAGGTATACAACATGAGAAGAATCCTAATGCATATGCGAAGTTTTTGCATGCGGTTTCCTAATATGTCTTCACATCCGACTTCCAGACATTTGAGTGCCGAGAAACAAAATGTTTTTTGTGGGAACAATTTAGAGCATCAAACATTTTCCATCAGATGATGCTGGGCACGTAATACCAATATAGATTgacatgtttacttatgtctacacATTAGGTTTCTTCTACTAGTTCAtggtttgatttaaattcaaaaaaatatagttgtttttttttcttttttcgaaaCTTCACCCGTCTTTTATTAATTAAACATGAATGTTAAAATCAAAGATAATTTTCTAGCAGCCACGGCATAAATAACTACCGATTACTCACTGCCATCATATATCACAGAAAAATGAAACACTCTGGGCAAACACAAATTGCTTACTGCCATAGAATCAACATATATGCCTTTATGTCATCGCATACAAAACTTCAACTCAATGTCTAAACATGCGACcatttttcagatatcatatcattgcacaggtATCCCGAGTGCCCACAAATTGAAGACTCAATAATCTCATACATTGATGCTAAGCCTCCACAAAGATACTAGGAAAGAATTTGCAAAAGCTCTATATACCACTTCATCATAGGCACCAGTCCCTGGGAGGCACTAGAATGATGTAaaccatgaattttaaaaaatggcAGGATTCCTACTCTCTGGGGTTATGCGTTCCCACAACCATGGACTAATCCCTGGCCCATTGGCCCATGTGTAGGCTAAGCTAGCACGTGAAGCTAGCTAGCTTCTACTCCCACTAtcccacaatataagatcatttttcaAACTATGTACtactacgtactccctccgttcggaattacttgtctcggaaatggatgtatctagaactaaaatacatctagatacatccatttctgcgacaagtaattccgaacggagggagtagtagccaACGACACAGATGTACACACCGGCCGCCTTGATTGATCCATCCATCTCGGAATGCGCGGAGCATTCCGAAGATGATATATGGACATGGACATGGGCAGTGGCGGAGCCGGCGCCCGGCGAGCCTGGGCACTTGCCCGGGCTCGCTAGCTATGCGCCAGGTACGATGGCCTCGTTCCACAGGGAAAAGTCGTCAACGCCTCATGCTTTGCCCGGGCAAATGGGCTGGTTGTGGCAGGCTAATcagataatgggctttattttcgttAGGTGGACATGCCTGATGTGGGATACACTAGGCGTATTGGGCTACTGGCCTAATCGAGACGAGAAGGACCGTGATCTTTTTCCAAAAAAACGACCAGATCAATCGATCGCTCCACCTCCCCGCGCCCCGCCTGTTCGGCAGTTGCAGTCTTGCAGACGGCGGCACACTGGGTCGATCGGAGACGTGACGGCGGCGGGTGGAGGCTGGCCTTGGCTGGGCGCGTGGCCGGCGATGGGCTGAGCCGAAGCAGATCCATCCCAGGAACAGCTTGCATCATCGGTTGGTgccttcttgtcccctcctttgTGCTTAGGTGagatcaaggttgtcagaatcgcgattttgaatcggatcggagctctgatggtaggatcgcaaatcgtagaatcttcactatcaggatcgtaaaaacgtagattctatgaactaaaatcgtagaatcagaggggttagtttggatcataaagtcgtagaatcgtataacagaatcgcgattctgacaaccttgggtgAGATTGCTAACTTTTGAAGATTGAGTTATTAGGGTTTACTTTTGAGGTTAGAGCGTCCGGAGTTGGTCATTCAGGTTATATATTGCTTCTTCATTATTAATGTTGATTTGTGGTTTGCTATTTTAAATGTTGTGTACTAGGATCAAGGTTTTTTATCGGTGAACAAAATTTGGGAAACTGATCGGCTACCGGATATTTCGTCGGACCCTGAAATTTCTTGTTACATGTTCAGATACTGTCAATAGAACGAGTATGCATATTTACACAACATAGCCTCTAGAATGGTGGAAGTGCTTTCAAGGTTACAGGATTGACTACCAATCTTGCCAACCTGATTTTCAATGTttctctctgtaaagaaatataaaaacgttTAGATCACTATATATTTCTTTACGTAGGGAGTACTAGCATTGAAAATTTTCTatggccgtggtgagttacggaggACTCAAACCCATTAGGGAAAGTATTGACTGCTAGAATGCAAAGAGAGTTGTGTACATATAGGTTGAATGCTCTATATTCCGCTGATAAAGGAATTTTAAttcaaaaaaggcaaaaaaatcaaGATTTTTTTGAAAGCGGTTCTTGTGGCCCCTATCGGAAAAAGACCGGTATCAAGAAAAATTCTTGATCGAAACACCCGATTTTAATTTTCTAATTATATTTAGGCTTAAACTTGCCCAGGCTTCATAAAatttctggctccgcccctggaCATGGGGCAGCAGGCCGTAGCGTTGGAGGATCCATGATCTTACAAATGGACGACAGTCCTCGTCTAGATGTTTAGCGATAAAATTTATtccttgtcaaaatatatatgtgttCCATACAAAAGAAAACATATTAAATTGCAGCCAAGACCCTAACACTTTGCATTCAACACCCTAAAGTTCCTTTTTTCTTACAAACAAGGACAAATTTTGCGCAAGTCATGAGATTATTGGCTAGAAATTTTGGCAGCACAACGTGTCCGTGGTAAGAGCTACAAGCTGTTACAACAACTCGGCATCTATCAGCTCTTGAATTTCAATTGATCTCCACAAGGGTCAAGGGTCAACCATGTGTACATGTAGGCTCTTGCCACCTAATGCGACTGTACAGCCATCATCAATCAGTCCATTACTACCAAGTCATTTTTTTTTGCGAATGAACACTTCGTATTACTCAATCCCATAGTCCTGGCAATCATCTAACACTAGAGCCAAAGAAACGTCCGGGTCAGACGATAACCAAGTCATAGTTCTACCCTCGACTCTAGCAAATTTAGCTAAGCTATCGCCAACACAATTTTGAGTATGATAAATGTGAGTAATACAAGTATCACATAAACCCATTAGGTGCCTAATCTCCTTAATAATTGAAGCATAAATTGATCTATCTTGTTCCCGTCCCTGGATCAACTTAACGACACTAGAGAGTCCATCTATATCATGATTGACAAATCACTTCTTTGAATGGCAAAAGAGAGACCCTCCATGCAAGCACATAACTCAGTTTCAAGAACATCATGGCATGAAAAGAGCACACTGCAAGACGAGAAAATGATACTGCCTTCACCCGTCTTCACACAACAATCTTAATTAGGTATTTGTTGAGCCTAGCTCGGCCACGCCAATGTGAAGGCACTCCCAAAAATCTGTTGTGTTGTGAACCTTCACCAACTTGCTAGACACATCAATCGATATGAATAAATTGCTAGCTCGACCAAACATTCTCTTTTTTCAAAAGCCGGCTTATTCTTTTTGGTGACAGTCATGAAGACAAGAAAACAAAAAGGCAATCTAAACCCCCAAAAAACAGTTACCACCAAAAAAGATAGATAGGATTTTTGAAGAACCAAATAGACTCTCTATCCAATTTTTTAGATAGAGCGTTAGAGAAATGACTAACATACGCCATTATTATACCAATATGGCTAATTAGGAAAAGGACAAGACAAACCTTCTCTGAAAACACCATTAATTAACCAAACACACACACGCAAAAATTCATTACCATTAAATGGATGACAAATAATTATACTACTCTGACATGACACAGTGGGACTGGTTTTATAGTTTAAATTTTATTATAAATAGTTATCTGTAACAGAAAATAAGGTTATTTAAGCACCCTTTAACTCAAATTAAAGGTATCTCTCTTATGACTATATGCATGACATAAGTGACCATGTACTGCACCACAAGTTCACATATGTTTGTACAGAACATTATGATAGTACTATGTACTGATGTAATAAAGGCCAGCCAAACCAAATGTTGAATGTATTGATGAATCAAAGAAGAAAGCCATATGCTGCCATGTTTGGAGACAACATCTCAGTGCTGGTCAAACAGTGCATTCTTAGGAAACCCCTCCTTCTGACAGAACTAGACAGTTGGCAATCATATTTAGCACACAAAAACCTGATCAAGTAGGAACATCATATAAGAAGTACAGGGAACCAAGAAGAAGTCTGTTAGCAATGCTCTTACTTAGTCTAATAAGAAGTCAATTAGGCTAGTAGGTGGATTAGTATTCTGGCTGGTACCCGTTAGTAGAGGCTAACGTATATATACTAAAAGTAATTAACGGGCTAACGAGAAAAAAGAAAATTAACTAGAAAATTCCACAAAAATTAGAAACATCTGACCTTTTATTAGGTGGACCCTTCATTTAGAAACAAAGGGCGACGGAGGGCATGGCGGCGGCAGGGCGACACAGGCAGTGGTACAAGGAACCAAGAAGAAGTTTGTTAGCAATGATCTTACTTAGTCTAATTAGAACTCAATTAGGTTACTAGGTGGATTAGTATTCTGGCTGGTACCTGTTAGTAGAGGCTAATGTATATACGCTATAAGTAATTAACGGGCTAACGAGAAAAAGAAGCTTTGGCGAATGCAATGGCGGCGCCGACTAATAAATCTTCAGATCCTTCCCCAATGAGACGATTCGTTTTTGGGGTGGATTTGGAAACCagactgttcaagcaaggatggtacggcggcggcggcatcctcgtggtggacctgtgtcctcgggcttcgTTGTTGCGACGGTGTTTGCTTCAGCGCcggcgtggagcttgggaggtagtccaggagcggatgcagattgtggtctgcatcgtcgGGAAGATGGTGGATCTGGGTTCATGGTTCGTGGCATgtaggtatggtttcctcctccaaCGTCTTTGTTGGGCGGgtgtgccagatctggagtccgatggcgtgtccggggtgttgccccggtctgattcgttcaacggcaatggaTTCGCCTTTATtggcgagccaccttggaggtcggcAAAGCTACATATCagtgatggagccgcgtcgagctcgggtgtggaggtgatccgtcattttcTCCTTTGGTGGCTGCTATGGTGGTGCCAGAGACAGGTGACGGGTGTTGGTGTCAAGCTCGGAGGATTCTTCAGTCTTGTTTGTAACTTTACTTCTTGGCTGATGTTCCTGTGTGCAAAGGCTAGCGTTCTgctgtcttttcagttttgtcaggtcAATATGTACGTGACTTGTACTATGGTCgttatgatataaatgagacacgtattaccatgcaaaaaagaagaagaattaaCCAGAAAATTCCCCAAAAATTAGAAATAACTGACCTTTTATTAGGTGGACTCTTCATTTAGAAACAAAGGGCGAGGGAGGGCATGGCGGCGGCAGCGGGCGACATAGGCGGTGGTGTCAGGAGGTGCGGGCGGGAGCAGGCGTGGCCACGGTAGTGGGCGCGTGCAGCGGCGGCAGGGGCCGCGGGCGAGGCGGCATTTGGCAGCGGGCGCCTGGTAACAGTGCGACGGCGTTACGGTGC from Triticum dicoccoides isolate Atlit2015 ecotype Zavitan chromosome 6A, WEW_v2.0, whole genome shotgun sequence encodes:
- the LOC119315129 gene encoding uncharacterized protein LOC119315129, with the translated sequence MAGAEPEADAGVSQTRGNPKVRADPRAAAAAGAGAGDEDQIRKQILEQLLLHVQALRADGEPIQTPASQQAKEDAEYLDKMRGWLMTVATLFVGFAFQTGMHPPNWIPKDYLLLWVAAHTPYPDSKTKHNALLALRNAGHTIPLFMFLNTVTLAIGLGLLVKLLLMKKTPSRGDMNLVTFMVVGLAMTVACTFASGVSGSPLVDSLVLFFLAAYGVWTVVTVKGWLSNYGSLFRSR